The Methanosarcinales archaeon genome includes the window CCAATTCAGTCTTGCATTTATGCTGCTTTTGTCCATCATATTGATGGCAGCTATGAAGAAAAAGGATATATCCCGGCTGTGGGGAGTGCTGTACATGATGATGTATATTATTTTTATCGGGTTAAGCTGTTCAGGTTTAATAATTAGGTTTAATCTTCCTGTGTGACCACCAGTACCGGGCCTATATCGGCTGCAATTATCCGCCTGGTACGACTGCCTATCGGGTCTTTCCTCAATAATTCTGACCCCATAACAATAAGATCACTGTGCCTTGATTTGGCAAATTTTATCAATTCGCCGCCAATGTCCTCTCCTTCCAGTACATCCTCTTCCAGTTCGATTGAAAATTCTTGAGCCTGAGCTTTGATAGATTCCATCAGTTTGTGTAATTCATCGTCCACTGTCTTAAGGATCTTTTTGGACAATTCCTTAGGGAATATTTTTTCCACTTCAGCGGTCTCTGAAACATGTACCAGAATTAATTTACTTCCTTCCAGTCTGGCTATATGGAGTGCATGTTTCACAGCCCTTTTGGACGATATAGTCTCGTCCACCGGGACAATGATGTTATTGTATTTGACATAATCATTCATATTCTTACCTTCAAAAGAAATGTGTTTTCATATTAGTGTTCAAGTCCTAATAATATTACTGCAACGACAATTGCGATTCCCAGTCCTACCATCTTTACAGAATGGACCAAAAGACTCTGCTTCGCAATCTTACCAGAATACATTCCCAGAATGGCCAGTGCTGTAATACTCAAACCCACTGCCCATTCAAGCTGGTGACTCTTCAGGATCACAAAAGGCAATATGGGTATTAGTGAACCTATAAAACTCGCCCCACCATGGGTTATTGAATCGACCCGGATCTTCTTTTTTGTATCTTTCTCCAGTTTCGTGTTCTCAAGACTTCGAAGCAGCGGCTTTTCAAGCCTGGAAAGTTCACCGTATTCCACCGCACCTTCTGCAAGGTACGAACCTGCACCGTTTGTCATGGCAAGGGCGACAGCCCCTCCAATAGCAGCACTTATTATAAAAGAAGGATTTCCTGACAATGATGCGCCGATGACCACACCCAGAATGGCCAGAATCCCATCCACACT containing:
- a CDS encoding VIT1/CCC1 transporter family protein is translated as MEFNIEHGRYIILGSVDGILAILGVVIGASLSGNPSFIISAAIGGAVALAMTNGAGSYLAEGAVEYGELSRLEKPLLRSLENTKLEKDTKKKIRVDSITHGGASFIGSLIPILPFVILKSHQLEWAVGLSITALAILGMYSGKIAKQSLLVHSVKMVGLGIAIVVAVILLGLEH
- a CDS encoding universal stress protein, with translation MNDYVKYNNIIVPVDETISSKRAVKHALHIARLEGSKLILVHVSETAEVEKIFPKELSKKILKTVDDELHKLMESIKAQAQEFSIELEEDVLEGEDIGGELIKFAKSRHSDLIVMGSELLRKDPIGSRTRRIIAADIGPVLVVTQED